One part of the Sus scrofa isolate TJ Tabasco breed Duroc chromosome 8, Sscrofa11.1, whole genome shotgun sequence genome encodes these proteins:
- the CXCL2 gene encoding C-X-C motif chemokine 2 precursor (The RefSeq protein has 2 substitutions compared to this genomic sequence) translates to MASAAIAASPCAPRFLRAALLLLLLVAAGRRTAGAPVGGELRCQCLQTVQGIHLKNIQDLKVTSPGPHCDQTEVIATLKNGQEVCLNPAAPMVKKIIEKMLNKSSAN, encoded by the exons ATGGCCCGCGCCGCGATCGCCGCCTCCCCCTGCGCCCCGCGCTTCCTCCGCGCTGCGCTGCTGCTCCTGCTTCTAGTGGCCGCTGGCCGGCGCACAGCAG GGGCCCCCGTGGGCGGCGAACTGCGCTGCCAGTGCCTGCAGACGGTGCAAGGAATTCACCTCAAGAACATCCAGGACCTGAAGGTGACGTCCCCGGGACCCCACTGTGACCAAACGGAAGTCAT AGCCACTCTCAAGAATGGTCAGGAAGTTTGTCTCAACCCCTCAGCCCCCATGGTGAAGAAAATCATCGAGAAGATGCTAAACAA GAGCAGTGCCAACTGA